In a genomic window of Pangasianodon hypophthalmus isolate fPanHyp1 chromosome 19, fPanHyp1.pri, whole genome shotgun sequence:
- the LOC113531763 gene encoding adenosine receptor A1 yields MNDSATNTTFSPALLYLNTTVLNITSYQNSSLLAVTNATTSSTSTVTQPRPQTNSTLATLTTLTTTPAGTLASINVPYMAAELVIAFLSTVGNLLVCAAVGFNRKLHTVTNYFLVSLAVADVCVGALAIPCAIMTDLGIPRHNLYLCVLMLSVLIMLTQSSIFSLLAVAVERYVAIFMPFRYHSTMTPRNALLVILITWVLAFLIGLVPLMGWHKTPPGDGFCFFVSVVEMTYMVYFNFFACVLTPLIVMFLIYAQIFLTVKQQMRRIAADRGGQANSEGATNIKKEMKTATSLFLVLFLFTVCWIPLHIINCFLLLCPECYVPLPLLLTAIILSHANSAVNPFLYAYKMKSFREAFKGIFLCCRGSGEGQDHHDDGRVATIHKS; encoded by the coding sequence ATGAACGACTCGGCCACCAACACCACCTTCTCACCAGCTCTGCTTTATTTAAACACCACCGTCCTGAACATCACCTCTTATCAAAACAGCAGCCTTCTAGCCGTCACTAATGCCACAACGTCATCCACGTCGACTGTCACTCAGCCACGCCCACAGACTAACTCTACTCTCGCGACTCTCACCACTTTAACCACGACTCCCGCAGGAACGCTGGCGTCCATTAACGTGCCCTACATGGCGGCGGAGCTGGTCATCGCCTTCCTGTCCACTGTGGGCAACCTGCTGGTGTGCGCCGCTGTGGGGTTTAATCGGAAGCTGCACACGGTCACTAATTACTTCCTGGTGTCGCTGGCGGTGGCAGACGTGTGTGTGGGGGCGCTGGCTATCCCCTGCGCCATCATGACCGACCTGGGCATCCCGCGCCACAACCTGTACCTGTGCGTGCTCATGCTGTCGGTGCTCATCATGCTGACTCAGAGCTCCATCTTCAGCCTGCTAGCTGTGGCTGTCGAGCGCTACGTGGCCATCTTCATGCCCTTTCGCTACCACAGCACCATGACGCCACGCAACGCGCTGCTCGTCATCCTGATCACGTGGGTGCTGGCTTTCCTCATCGGCCTGGTTCCGCTCATGGGCTGGCACAAGACTCCGCCCGGGGACGGCTTCTGCTTCTTCGTCAGCGTGGTGGAGATGACCTACATGGTGTACTTCAACTTCTTTGCGTGCGTGCTGACGCCGCTCATCGTCATGTTCCTGATCTACGCGCAGATCTTCCTCACGGTGAAGCAGCAGATGCGCAGGATCGCGGCGGATCGCGGAGGCCAGGCCAACAGCGAGGGAGCCACCAACATCAAGAAGGAGATGAAGACGGCCACGTCGCTCTTCCTCGTGCTCTTCCTCTTCACCGTCTGCTGGATCCCGCTGCACATCATCAACTGCTTCCTGCTGCTGTGCCCTGAATGCTACGTGCCCCTGCCCCTCCTGCTCACCGCCATCATCCTGTCGCACGCCAACTCGGCTGTCAACCCTTTCCTCTACGCATACAAGATGAAGTCGTTCAGGGAGGCTTTTAAAGGTATCTTCCTGTGCTGCCGAGGCAGCGGCGAGGGACAGGATCACCATGACGATGGACGTGTAGCTACCATACACAAATCCTGA